One window of the Thermoleophilaceae bacterium genome contains the following:
- a CDS encoding cytochrome b N-terminal domain-containing protein, whose amino-acid sequence MIRRAVRFLDSRSGAAPFLKATLRYLFPDHWSFLLGEVALYAFIVLVATGTYLTFFFHPSLADTVYHGTYAPLQGQKMSEAYKSVVDISFHVKAGLLIRQTHHWAANVFVAAIVLHLIRIFFTGAFRKPRELTYIIGILMLFATLLEGYAGYSMVDDLLSGMGLAIGYGVALSLPFVGGNLALLVWGAPYPGDPSFESRLFIAHVFILPVLIGTMIAVHLTLVASRHHTQFRKERRATNRKLIGVPTFPGQAPRSLGLMLGVAGLLFLLGGLIQINPIWLWGPYHLAEGTNGAQPDWYLGWLIGALRLVPHFDVTIGNYTLVPNPFWGGALFPLIVMGVLLAWPWLERRFTPQRGFHNLLDRPRDAPGRTAFGVAFLLWVFLIFFAGAADRIYLFLGWSYQEQIWIYRGLVWVLPVVAFFVTRSVCRELQSIEKVEAVREAAEAEAQAANA is encoded by the coding sequence ATGATCCGCAGAGCCGTCCGCTTCCTCGACTCGCGCAGCGGCGCCGCGCCGTTCCTCAAGGCGACGCTGCGCTACCTCTTCCCCGACCACTGGTCGTTCCTGCTCGGCGAGGTGGCGCTGTACGCGTTCATCGTGCTCGTGGCCACCGGCACCTACCTCACGTTCTTCTTCCATCCGAGCCTGGCGGACACCGTCTACCACGGCACGTACGCACCGCTGCAGGGACAGAAGATGAGCGAGGCCTACAAGTCGGTGGTGGACATCTCGTTCCACGTCAAGGCCGGCCTGCTCATTCGCCAGACGCACCATTGGGCCGCCAACGTGTTCGTGGCGGCGATCGTCCTACATCTCATCCGCATCTTCTTCACGGGCGCCTTCCGGAAGCCCCGCGAGCTCACCTACATCATCGGCATCCTCATGCTGTTCGCCACGCTTCTCGAGGGCTACGCCGGCTACTCGATGGTGGACGACCTGCTCTCGGGAATGGGGCTCGCGATCGGGTACGGGGTGGCGCTCTCGCTCCCGTTCGTCGGCGGCAATCTCGCCCTGCTCGTCTGGGGCGCTCCCTATCCGGGCGACCCGTCGTTCGAGTCGCGCCTGTTCATCGCCCACGTGTTCATCCTCCCGGTGCTGATCGGCACGATGATCGCGGTGCACCTCACGCTGGTGGCCTCGCGGCACCACACGCAGTTCCGCAAGGAGAGACGGGCCACCAACCGCAAGCTGATCGGGGTGCCCACCTTCCCCGGCCAGGCGCCGCGCTCGCTCGGGCTCATGCTCGGCGTGGCGGGACTCCTGTTTCTCCTCGGCGGCCTGATCCAGATCAACCCGATCTGGCTGTGGGGTCCCTATCACCTGGCCGAGGGCACCAACGGCGCGCAGCCCGACTGGTACCTCGGCTGGCTGATCGGCGCGCTGCGGCTCGTCCCGCACTTCGACGTGACGATCGGCAACTACACCCTCGTCCCGAACCCGTTCTGGGGCGGCGCCCTGTTCCCGCTGATCGTGATGGGCGTGCTCCTGGCGTGGCCTTGGCTCGAGCGGCGCTTCACCCCGCAGCGGGGCTTCCACAACCTCCTCGACCGCCCGCGCGACGCGCCCGGGCGCACCGCGTTCGGGGTCGCGTTCCTGCTCTGGGTGTTCCTGATCTTCTTCGCCGGCGCTGCCGACCGGATCTACCTGTTCCTCGGCTGGAGCTATCAGGAGCAGATCTGGATCTACCGGGGGCTCGTATGGGTGCTGCCGGTCGTTGCATTTTTCGTAACCCGCAGCGTCTGCCGCGAGCTGCAGTCGATAGAGAAGGTCGAGGCGGTTCGCGAGGCCGCCGAGGCAGAGGCCCAGGCCGCCAACGCGTAA
- the ctaD gene encoding cytochrome c oxidase subunit I — MATVTHPEALRRINRLERIWEERSGVLGWLTTTDHKRIGILYLFTSLLFFAAGGTEALLVRTQLITPNGSTLGPAAFNTTMTMHGVTMIFLFVIPISTGAFGNYLLPLMIGARDMAFPRLNAFSYWVFLGSGLFMYVGVVTGHGPNAGWFDYVPLASRTYNPGSAIDFYALGLIFNSISSTAAAINFIVTIFKLRAPGMSLNRMPLFCYAFLAVSFALVFALPALSIDCVFLELDRRLGFNFFNVGHGGNVLLWQHLFWIFGHPEVYIIILPAFGIATSIIPTFTRRRMVAFPMVALAEILVAFIGFGVWAHHMFAVGLSTITTVYFAAASMIVVIPSAIQLFAWLTTLVTGRPSFKTPLLWIIGFIVFFIIGGLSGIMFAAIPFDQQLTDTYFVVAHFHFIIFGAAVFPLLGGLYYWFPKVTGRMYHEGLGQASFWITFLGSALTFFPMHIVGLLGMPRRVYTYPANVGWHPYNLSETIGSYILAAGLVLLVVNLVWSYFRGVAAGPDPFGGATLEWSIPSPPPDYNFAVIPTISSAYPMWDPEDREHDVHKLNRGEMVLEQGHETPASTVLDGYFDEVLDMPSNSPWPVITALMITGVFAMILTGHLVAMSVFLALVAASLVGWHSVEPQEA, encoded by the coding sequence ATGGCGACTGTCACGCACCCCGAGGCCCTCCGCCGCATCAACCGCCTTGAGCGGATCTGGGAGGAGCGATCCGGTGTGCTCGGCTGGCTTACGACCACCGACCACAAGCGAATCGGGATCCTCTACCTGTTCACCTCGCTCCTGTTCTTCGCGGCGGGGGGTACCGAGGCGCTGCTGGTCCGAACTCAGCTGATCACGCCAAACGGCTCCACGCTCGGGCCTGCCGCCTTCAACACCACCATGACGATGCACGGCGTGACGATGATCTTCCTGTTCGTCATCCCGATCTCCACGGGTGCGTTCGGCAACTACCTGCTGCCGCTGATGATCGGAGCGCGCGACATGGCGTTCCCGCGCCTGAACGCCTTCTCCTATTGGGTCTTCCTCGGCTCCGGGCTGTTCATGTACGTCGGCGTGGTCACCGGACACGGGCCGAACGCCGGCTGGTTCGACTATGTGCCTCTCGCTTCGCGCACCTACAACCCCGGGTCGGCCATTGACTTCTACGCGCTCGGTCTGATCTTCAATTCGATCTCGTCCACCGCGGCCGCCATCAACTTCATCGTCACGATCTTCAAGCTGCGCGCGCCGGGCATGTCCCTCAACCGCATGCCGCTGTTCTGTTACGCCTTCCTCGCGGTGTCGTTCGCGCTGGTCTTCGCACTACCGGCGCTGAGCATTGACTGCGTGTTCCTGGAACTCGACAGGCGGCTCGGGTTCAACTTCTTCAACGTCGGGCACGGCGGCAACGTGCTGCTGTGGCAGCACCTGTTCTGGATCTTCGGTCACCCCGAGGTCTACATCATCATCCTGCCGGCGTTCGGGATCGCCACCTCGATCATTCCCACGTTCACGCGCAGGCGGATGGTCGCATTCCCGATGGTGGCGCTTGCCGAGATCCTGGTGGCCTTCATTGGCTTCGGCGTGTGGGCCCATCACATGTTCGCCGTCGGCCTCTCCACGATCACGACGGTCTACTTCGCCGCGGCGTCGATGATCGTCGTGATCCCGAGCGCCATCCAGCTCTTCGCGTGGCTAACCACGCTTGTCACGGGCAGGCCATCGTTCAAGACGCCGCTGCTCTGGATCATCGGCTTCATCGTGTTCTTCATCATCGGCGGTCTGTCCGGGATCATGTTCGCGGCGATCCCGTTCGACCAGCAGCTGACGGACACCTACTTCGTCGTCGCGCACTTCCACTTCATCATCTTCGGGGCGGCCGTCTTCCCGCTGCTAGGCGGGCTCTACTACTGGTTCCCCAAGGTCACGGGGCGGATGTACCACGAGGGCCTCGGGCAGGCGAGCTTCTGGATCACTTTCCTGGGCTCGGCGCTGACCTTCTTCCCCATGCACATCGTGGGCCTGCTGGGCATGCCAAGGCGCGTCTACACATATCCGGCGAACGTGGGCTGGCACCCGTACAACCTGTCGGAGACGATCGGCTCCTACATCCTCGCGGCCGGGCTCGTACTGCTCGTCGTGAACCTCGTGTGGAGCTACTTCCGCGGCGTCGCCGCAGGACCTGACCCGTTCGGCGGCGCAACGCTCGAGTGGTCGATCCCATCGCCGCCGCCGGACTACAACTTCGCCGTCATACCGACGATCTCGAGCGCCTATCCGATGTGGGATCCGGAGGACCGCGAGCACGACGTGCACAAGCTGAACCGCGGCGAGATGGTCCTCGAGCAGGGGCACGAGACACCGGCCAGCACAGTCCTCGACGGCTATTTCGACGAGGTGCTCGACATGCCGTCGAACTCGCCCTGGCCGGTGATCACCGCGCTCATGATCACGGGCGTCTTCGCGATGATCCTCACCGGTCACCTCGTGGCCATGTCCGTGTTCCTCGCCCTGGTCGCGGCTTCACTTGTGGGATGGCATAGCGTGGAGCCGCAGGAGGCGTAG
- a CDS encoding YbhN family protein, which translates to MRGRSRRAAGALAALLVSALAMRVVVGGHGQLGQAAQLVSHPLLGWVSVAVVCELLSYVAYAAGQRRLLNAVGRPLSLRWLASLSVAAQCLSNFLPAGYVLANLLNFRELRRRELKSSETAWVLLMSSLLYVGALGVLAIAGSQIAGSRDGPAVADLRLAACAALALALLCGVAALLLARRGQLERLLGQRGGRLGARLSRMKLTRRDVTASSGFFLGGWAADAACLAATFYAVGGTPPWGVFLMGYCAAQLVSFLPITPGGLGLVEGSLALTLAAGGVAGRHVLAAVLLYRLISYWGTLPAGALGYLAVRRNGARLAEPLPEAAPLELAGAAPAP; encoded by the coding sequence ATGAGAGGACGGTCCAGGCGCGCCGCCGGCGCGCTCGCCGCCTTGCTCGTGTCCGCGCTTGCGATGCGAGTCGTGGTCGGTGGCCATGGCCAGCTCGGGCAGGCGGCGCAGCTGGTGTCCCATCCCCTGCTCGGCTGGGTTTCGGTGGCCGTCGTATGCGAACTCCTCTCTTACGTGGCGTACGCGGCCGGTCAGCGCCGGCTCCTTAACGCGGTGGGTCGGCCGCTGAGTCTCCGCTGGCTCGCCTCGCTGTCCGTGGCGGCGCAGTGCCTCAGCAACTTCCTTCCGGCCGGCTACGTGCTGGCGAACCTCCTCAACTTCCGCGAGCTGCGCCGCCGCGAGCTGAAGAGCAGCGAGACCGCGTGGGTGCTGCTCATGAGTTCCCTGCTGTACGTCGGCGCCCTGGGCGTGCTCGCGATCGCCGGCAGCCAGATCGCCGGGAGCCGGGACGGGCCGGCCGTAGCCGACCTTCGGCTCGCCGCCTGCGCCGCTCTTGCGCTGGCGCTCCTGTGCGGCGTCGCAGCGCTGCTGCTCGCACGGCGGGGGCAGCTCGAACGCCTTCTGGGACAGCGCGGAGGGCGTCTGGGCGCACGTCTGTCTCGCATGAAGCTCACTAGACGGGATGTGACCGCTTCCAGCGGTTTCTTTCTCGGCGGCTGGGCGGCCGACGCGGCGTGTCTTGCCGCCACGTTCTACGCGGTCGGGGGAACCCCGCCGTGGGGCGTCTTCCTCATGGGCTACTGCGCAGCGCAGCTGGTTTCGTTCCTGCCGATAACGCCCGGCGGCCTGGGACTGGTCGAGGGGAGCCTCGCGCTCACGCTCGCCGCGGGCGGAGTGGCCGGACGGCACGTGCTCGCCGCCGTCCTGCTCTACAGGCTGATCAGCTACTGGGGCACGCTGCCCGCCGGTGCGCTCGGCTACCTCGCCGTGCGCCGGAATGGCGCGCGGCTGGCGGAGCCGCTGCCCGAAGCCGCCCCGCTCGAACTCGCCGGCGCCGCGCCCGCACCCTGA
- a CDS encoding cytochrome c oxidase subunit 3, with the protein MSEVTRSMEATSGATAARVARRRVAVPNGVWGAALFIATEAALFGTLFATYYYLRFNAPHWPPPGVENPKVLLPVILTAILVSTTIPVFFAGRAAHAGNARLAWILFFVALLIQGGYFGVQVHEFLSDLHKFPPSESAYASIYFTLLGAHHAHVVVGMLIELWVLGKLLGGLTNYRLIGVRVATYYWYFVNLLAIGVLLTQIYPSL; encoded by the coding sequence ATGTCCGAGGTCACGCGCAGCATGGAGGCCACCAGTGGAGCCACCGCCGCGCGGGTGGCGCGCCGACGCGTGGCCGTGCCGAACGGCGTGTGGGGCGCGGCGCTCTTCATCGCCACCGAGGCGGCGCTGTTCGGCACCCTGTTCGCCACCTACTACTACCTCCGATTCAACGCGCCGCATTGGCCCCCGCCGGGCGTGGAGAACCCGAAGGTGCTGTTGCCGGTGATCCTCACCGCCATCCTCGTGTCCACCACGATCCCGGTGTTCTTCGCGGGCCGGGCCGCGCACGCCGGGAATGCGCGTCTCGCCTGGATCCTCTTCTTCGTCGCGCTGCTCATTCAGGGCGGCTACTTCGGGGTGCAGGTCCACGAGTTCCTCAGCGACCTTCACAAGTTCCCGCCCTCGGAATCGGCGTACGCATCGATCTACTTCACGCTCCTCGGCGCCCACCATGCGCACGTGGTGGTGGGAATGCTCATCGAGTTGTGGGTGCTGGGCAAGCTGCTCGGCGGCCTCACCAACTACCGGCTGATCGGCGTGCGGGTGGCCACCTACTACTGGTACTTCGTCAACCTGCTGGCGATCGGCGTGCTGCTCACGCAGATCTATCCATCGCTATGA
- a CDS encoding ubiquinol-cytochrome c reductase iron-sulfur subunit, which translates to MRRLRVFSFVFGALAGAVTGKGRRKRIVAEGSTSPGAELALVGLLLLSAIFSVGFVVVLATGSWPMRTQYEGIALGGSLLLMGLALVLLSKRLIVTEELEEDYPEPEHPIEQGEVAQIVRESGSRFTRKRLVQGAAAAAAGALGVAAIAPAISFGPAFDPFELNWTPWRRGKRLLSEDGAPIKASDIEMETFYTAYPEHSARDNIAAPVVIIRLQPSALRLPRSRRNWAPQGILAYSKICTHAGCAIALYRKPTFPPTQPEPALVCPCHYSTFDPARAGKVLFGPAGRNLPQLPLMIDSAGHLRAAGNFSGPVGPSWWGVRMKGPITQDR; encoded by the coding sequence ATGAGACGGCTGAGGGTGTTCTCGTTCGTATTCGGCGCGCTGGCCGGCGCAGTGACCGGCAAGGGCAGGCGCAAGCGAATAGTGGCGGAGGGCTCGACTTCGCCGGGGGCGGAACTGGCTCTCGTGGGCCTGCTGCTCCTCTCGGCGATCTTCTCCGTGGGCTTCGTCGTAGTGCTCGCCACGGGAAGCTGGCCGATGCGGACGCAGTACGAGGGAATCGCCCTTGGCGGATCGCTGCTCCTGATGGGTCTCGCGCTCGTCCTCCTCAGCAAGCGGCTCATCGTGACCGAGGAGCTCGAAGAGGACTATCCCGAGCCCGAGCATCCGATCGAGCAGGGCGAGGTGGCTCAGATCGTGCGGGAGAGCGGCAGCCGCTTCACCCGCAAGCGGCTGGTGCAGGGAGCCGCCGCGGCAGCGGCCGGCGCCCTCGGGGTGGCGGCGATCGCGCCGGCGATCTCGTTCGGTCCAGCTTTCGACCCGTTCGAGCTGAACTGGACCCCGTGGCGGCGGGGCAAGCGCCTGCTGAGCGAAGACGGGGCGCCCATCAAGGCCTCCGACATCGAGATGGAGACCTTCTACACGGCCTACCCCGAGCACTCGGCGCGCGACAACATCGCCGCGCCCGTGGTGATCATCCGGCTCCAGCCGAGCGCGCTGAGGCTGCCGCGCTCGCGCCGCAACTGGGCTCCGCAGGGCATTTTGGCGTACTCGAAGATCTGCACCCACGCGGGCTGTGCCATCGCGCTCTATCGCAAGCCCACCTTCCCACCGACTCAACCAGAGCCCGCGCTGGTCTGTCCCTGTCACTACTCGACCTTCGATCCCGCAAGAGCAGGGAAGGTGCTGTTCGGCCCCGCCGGCCGCAACCTCCCGCAACTCCCGCTGATGATCGACAGCGCGGGCCACCTGCGCGCGGCGGGCAACTTCTCCGGCCCGGTCGGCCCGTCGTGGTGGGGCGTGCGCATGAAGGGCCCGATCACCCAGGACCGCTGA
- the coxB gene encoding cytochrome c oxidase subunit II, translating into MLLLLAGCGQSQGGQSTLHPGSDGTRKIAHLFWGMLAAAAVVFAGAVVLLALSYRRRNREGIPMVENEHAVSNGLVVAFGIVIPVVCLVILFAIADIGVVKATSAPAKGQTKMNMTVIAHQWFWEVRYPGTTAATANEIHIPVKTPVNVTLKTDDVIHSFWVPELNKKVDTIPGHPNTIELYADRVGVYRGQCAEFCGLQHANMAMAVYADPPAKFKAWLANMSRPVATPTTPQAKAGEQVFLTQQCASCHTIRGTAARGTIGPDLTHLQTRNTLAALTIPNRKGYLGGWVLDPQHIKPGNKMPGLNLSGPQFQNLLSFLEGLK; encoded by the coding sequence GTGCTGCTGCTTCTCGCCGGCTGCGGCCAGAGTCAGGGCGGCCAATCGACCCTCCATCCCGGGAGCGACGGCACCCGCAAGATCGCGCATCTGTTCTGGGGCATGCTCGCGGCCGCCGCGGTGGTGTTCGCCGGAGCGGTGGTGCTGCTCGCGCTCTCCTACAGGCGGCGCAACCGCGAGGGCATCCCGATGGTGGAGAACGAACACGCCGTCTCGAACGGGCTCGTGGTGGCGTTCGGGATCGTCATCCCGGTGGTCTGCCTCGTCATCCTGTTCGCCATCGCGGACATCGGCGTGGTGAAGGCCACGTCTGCCCCGGCGAAGGGCCAGACGAAGATGAACATGACCGTGATCGCCCACCAGTGGTTCTGGGAGGTGCGCTATCCCGGCACGACGGCCGCGACCGCGAACGAGATCCACATCCCGGTGAAGACGCCGGTGAACGTGACGCTCAAGACCGATGACGTGATCCACAGCTTCTGGGTTCCGGAGCTGAACAAGAAGGTGGACACCATCCCGGGGCACCCCAACACGATCGAGCTCTACGCCGACCGCGTGGGGGTGTACCGCGGCCAGTGCGCGGAGTTCTGCGGCCTCCAGCACGCGAACATGGCGATGGCTGTGTACGCGGACCCGCCGGCCAAGTTCAAGGCGTGGCTCGCGAACATGTCTCGGCCGGTCGCGACACCCACGACCCCGCAGGCCAAAGCCGGGGAGCAGGTGTTCCTAACGCAGCAGTGCGCGAGCTGCCACACGATCCGCGGCACAGCGGCACGCGGCACCATTGGCCCCGACCTCACCCACCTCCAGACCCGCAACACGCTCGCGGCGCTGACCATCCCCAACCGCAAGGGCTACCTGGGTGGATGGGTGCTCGACCCGCAGCACATCAAACCCGGCAACAAGATGCCGGGTCTCAACCTCTCCGGGCCGCAGTTTCAGAACCTGCTCTCGTTCCTCGAGGGGCTGAAGTAG
- a CDS encoding c-type cytochrome produces the protein MAALVAALAVGCGAGTKPEVVSGASVSQGHDLIAHFGCGACHQIGGVSGADGHVGPPLKNFKKSIPFIVGKLPNTPANAARWIENPQAILPQGIMPNLGVTPQQARDIAAYLYTQ, from the coding sequence GTGGCGGCGCTCGTAGCGGCTCTCGCCGTAGGCTGCGGAGCGGGCACGAAGCCCGAGGTCGTGTCCGGCGCGAGCGTGAGCCAGGGTCACGACCTGATCGCCCACTTCGGCTGCGGCGCGTGTCACCAGATCGGCGGCGTGTCGGGTGCCGACGGCCACGTGGGCCCACCGCTCAAGAACTTCAAGAAGAGCATCCCGTTCATCGTCGGGAAGCTGCCCAACACGCCGGCCAACGCGGCCCGCTGGATCGAGAACCCTCAGGCGATCCTGCCGCAGGGCATCATGCCCAACCTCGGCGTGACCCCCCAGCAGGCGCGTGACATCGCCGCCTACCTGTACACGCAATGA
- a CDS encoding GMC family oxidoreductase, translated as MKAPRSFFKGSIRPPENDSAFILHPHKRGVPNIDRMAHYRDDDEVDLLIIGCGAGGGTLAQRLARRGWRVVVLERGPFWDPDRDWVSDEAGSHKLFWTDKRIVGGSDPVQMGKNNSGHGVGGSMVHYAGYAPRFHPSDFETYTRDGVGADWPISYWDLKPHYERCEAELPVAGQHWPWGDPHGYPMGPHPIGGSAAVAWKGAEDCGIEMRVGPVAITNGAFGNRPHCIYRGFCLEACKVNAKGSPLVTHVPDAIEHGAEIRADCMVVRIELDESSGRVTGATYLHEGSERFQRAAAVAVAGYSIETPRLLLNSKSSRFPNGLANNNDQVGRYVMVQGASQTAARFSEPMHMYKAPPPEVSSEQFYETDESRGFARGFSIQTVSPMPIGWSEHVIADGHWGYALREYMRDYIHWTVLGVLNELLPHPENRVTLTDELDQFGMPIPRFDYSQSDNDRANIAYSKKVIEEIWEHAEAQDTLTIDRYAHLVGGCRMGDDPDKSVVNADHQSWEVPNLFMADGSVMPTQGSANPALTIMALASRLAERLAGKRVDTQGLRAVTTG; from the coding sequence GTGAAGGCTCCGCGCAGCTTCTTCAAGGGGTCGATCCGGCCCCCCGAGAACGACTCCGCGTTCATCCTGCACCCGCACAAGCGCGGGGTGCCGAACATCGATCGCATGGCGCACTACCGCGACGACGACGAGGTGGACCTGCTGATCATCGGCTGCGGTGCCGGCGGCGGCACGCTGGCGCAGCGGCTCGCGCGCCGCGGCTGGCGCGTTGTGGTGCTCGAGCGCGGCCCCTTCTGGGACCCGGACCGCGACTGGGTGTCCGACGAGGCGGGCTCGCACAAGCTGTTCTGGACAGACAAGCGCATCGTCGGCGGCAGCGACCCGGTGCAGATGGGCAAGAACAACTCAGGCCATGGCGTGGGTGGCTCGATGGTCCACTACGCCGGCTACGCGCCGCGCTTCCACCCCTCCGACTTCGAGACATATACACGCGACGGCGTGGGCGCGGACTGGCCGATCAGCTACTGGGACCTCAAGCCCCACTACGAGCGCTGCGAGGCCGAGCTTCCGGTGGCCGGGCAGCACTGGCCGTGGGGCGACCCTCACGGCTACCCGATGGGCCCGCACCCGATCGGGGGCTCGGCGGCGGTCGCGTGGAAGGGCGCCGAGGATTGCGGCATCGAGATGCGGGTGGGTCCCGTGGCGATCACCAACGGTGCCTTCGGCAACCGCCCGCACTGCATCTACCGCGGCTTCTGCCTCGAGGCGTGCAAGGTGAACGCGAAGGGCAGCCCGCTCGTCACGCACGTGCCGGACGCGATCGAGCACGGAGCCGAGATCCGCGCCGACTGCATGGTGGTGCGCATCGAGCTCGACGAGTCGAGCGGGCGCGTGACCGGAGCCACCTACCTGCACGAAGGGAGCGAGCGCTTCCAGCGCGCGGCCGCGGTGGCCGTGGCCGGCTACTCGATCGAGACGCCGCGGCTGCTCCTCAACTCCAAGAGCTCGCGCTTCCCGAATGGCCTGGCGAACAACAACGACCAGGTGGGGCGCTACGTGATGGTGCAGGGCGCGTCCCAGACCGCCGCGCGCTTCTCCGAGCCGATGCACATGTACAAGGCGCCGCCGCCTGAGGTGTCATCGGAGCAGTTCTACGAGACCGACGAGTCGCGAGGGTTCGCGCGCGGGTTCAGCATCCAGACCGTCTCCCCCATGCCGATCGGCTGGTCCGAGCACGTGATCGCCGACGGCCACTGGGGCTACGCGCTGCGCGAGTACATGCGCGACTACATCCACTGGACCGTCCTCGGCGTGCTGAACGAGCTCCTGCCGCACCCCGAGAACCGCGTGACGCTCACCGACGAGCTCGACCAGTTCGGCATGCCGATCCCGCGCTTCGACTATTCGCAGAGCGACAACGACAGGGCGAACATCGCCTACTCGAAGAAGGTGATCGAGGAGATCTGGGAGCACGCCGAGGCGCAGGACACGCTGACGATCGACCGCTACGCGCACCTCGTGGGCGGCTGCCGCATGGGCGACGACCCGGACAAGAGCGTGGTGAACGCCGACCACCAGTCGTGGGAGGTGCCGAACCTCTTCATGGCCGACGGCAGCGTGATGCCCACGCAGGGGTCGGCCAACCCGGCGCTGACGATCATGGCGCTGGCCTCGCGGCTGGCGGAAAGGCTCGCAGGTAAGAGGGTGGACACGCAGGGGTTGAGGGCGGTCACGACGGGGTAG
- a CDS encoding gluconate 2-dehydrogenase subunit 3 family protein — protein MAKHFRGGDAGHLPNRQSGVPGPPDDLPRQRKGTTPQMYGRYPDWDVLSQMDHWDEVTRKVVLERVQKVPPFRFFDEREQHTLKAFSDRVTAQDHEPRIRVLSMVDAKLHAGQLDGYQFADMPDDRDVWRIVARGLDEAAQEAGAHDFGALSPEAQRQIVGRFADGNLQGGAWEEVDVSNAWSVVTRHILSAFYSHPWAWNEIGFGGPAYPRGYAALGVGTKEHWEPDPAYEKDPVTDTQERGLE, from the coding sequence GTGGCCAAGCATTTTCGTGGTGGCGATGCGGGGCATCTGCCCAACCGGCAGTCGGGGGTGCCCGGTCCTCCGGATGATCTGCCTCGGCAGCGGAAGGGCACCACGCCGCAGATGTACGGGCGCTACCCGGACTGGGATGTGCTGTCCCAGATGGACCATTGGGACGAGGTCACGCGGAAGGTCGTGCTCGAGCGGGTGCAGAAGGTGCCGCCATTCCGGTTCTTCGATGAGCGCGAGCAGCACACGCTGAAGGCGTTCTCCGATCGCGTGACCGCGCAGGACCACGAGCCGCGCATCCGGGTGTTGAGCATGGTCGACGCGAAGCTCCACGCCGGGCAGCTCGACGGCTACCAGTTCGCCGACATGCCGGACGACCGCGACGTGTGGCGGATCGTGGCGCGCGGGCTCGACGAGGCGGCGCAGGAGGCGGGCGCGCACGACTTCGGCGCGCTCTCACCCGAGGCGCAGCGCCAGATCGTGGGCCGCTTTGCCGATGGCAACCTCCAGGGCGGCGCCTGGGAGGAGGTGGACGTGTCGAACGCGTGGAGCGTGGTCACACGCCACATCCTGTCGGCCTTCTACTCGCACCCGTGGGCGTGGAACGAGATCGGCTTCGGCGGTCCCGCCTACCCGCGCGGGTACGCGGCGCTGGGCGTCGGCACCAAGGAGCACTGGGAGCCGGATCCCGCGTACGAGAAGGACCCGGTGACCGACACGCAGGAGCGCGGGCTCGAGTGA
- a CDS encoding cytochrome c — translation MRRARIAIAATLLALALAAVAYGQLPSGISRPSNEQNLSQQQLGEQLYAGNCATCHGIAGRGIPEATGTRGAGNVKGQGPSLIGVGAQAADLYLTTGFMPLSNPHEQPWRSRVLFNRRELSALTQYVASLGKGPPIPHPNPASGNVSEGLHLFTSHCAGCHQVVAEGGYVTDARVPLIKLDTATQIAEAVRVGPYLMPKFSKKYISDRQLNSIIAYLEASKQPRDIGGWGIGHIGPVPEGLITWFIAAVALIALCVLIGERLRGTA, via the coding sequence ATGAGACGAGCGCGGATCGCCATAGCGGCCACCCTGCTCGCGCTGGCGCTCGCCGCGGTTGCGTACGGGCAGCTGCCGAGCGGAATCTCGCGGCCCAGCAACGAGCAGAACCTGTCGCAGCAGCAGCTCGGGGAGCAGCTCTACGCGGGCAACTGCGCCACCTGTCACGGGATCGCCGGCCGCGGGATACCCGAGGCCACCGGCACGCGCGGGGCGGGCAACGTCAAGGGCCAGGGCCCGTCCCTGATAGGCGTCGGCGCCCAGGCGGCCGACCTGTACCTCACCACAGGCTTCATGCCGCTCAGCAACCCGCACGAGCAGCCCTGGCGATCGCGCGTGCTCTTCAACCGCAGGGAGCTGTCGGCGCTCACTCAGTACGTGGCGTCGCTCGGCAAGGGCCCCCCAATCCCGCACCCGAACCCGGCGTCGGGGAATGTCTCCGAGGGACTGCACCTCTTCACCTCGCACTGCGCCGGCTGCCACCAGGTGGTGGCCGAGGGCGGGTACGTGACCGACGCGCGCGTGCCGCTGATCAAGCTCGACACTGCGACGCAGATCGCGGAGGCGGTGCGGGTGGGCCCCTACCTGATGCCCAAGTTCTCGAAGAAGTACATCTCCGACCGCCAGCTCAACTCGATCATCGCCTACCTCGAAGCGTCCAAGCAGCCGCGTGACATAGGCGGCTGGGGGATCGGGCACATCGGCCCCGTGCCGGAGGGGCTGATCACGTGGTTCATCGCGGCGGTCGCGCTGATCGCGCTGTGCGTGCTGATCGGAGAAAGGTTGCGGGGGACGGCATGA